One genomic region from Salvelinus fontinalis isolate EN_2023a chromosome 18, ASM2944872v1, whole genome shotgun sequence encodes:
- the LOC129815282 gene encoding green-sensitive opsin-2-like isoform X2, producing MQNGTEGSNFYIPMSNRTGLVRSPFLYQQYYLAPPWQYYCLAFYVFFLICFGFPINGLTLYVTATNKKLRQPLNFILVNLAAAGMIMVLFGFTITITSALNGYFIFGPMGCAIEGFMATLGGEVALWSLVVLAVERYIVVCKPMGSFTFTSTHAGAGVAFTWIAAMACAAPPLVGWSRYIPEGMQCSCGPDYYTLAEGFNNESYVIYMFTCHFILPVCMIAFTYGSLVLTVKAAAASQQDSASTQKAEKEVTRMCVLMVCGFMIAWTPYASLAAWIFFNKGVAFTAQSMAIPAFFSKSSALFNPIIYVLMNKQFRGCMLAAVGMKAEEDETSVSASKTEVSSVGPA from the exons ATGCAGAACGGCACGGAAGGAAGCAACTTCTACATTCCCATGTCCAACCGGACTGGGCTTGTAAGGAGTCCTTTTCTATACCAACAGTACTACTTGGCGCCTCCATGGCAATACTATTGTCTTGCCTTCTATGTTTTCTTCCTGATCTGTTTTGGATTCCCCATCAACGGGCTGACCTTGTATGTCACAGCCACAAACAAGAAGCTTCGGCAACCCCTTAACTTCATCCTGGTCAACTTGGCTGCAGCTGGAATGATAATGGTCCTCTTTGGattcaccatcaccatcacatctGCTCTTAACGGTTACTTCATCTTTGGGCCAATGGGCTGTGCTATTGAGGGCTTCATGGCTACACTTGGAG GTGAGGTTGCCCTGTGGTCTCTGGTAGTGCTGGCTGTCGAGAGATACATTGTGGTCTGCAAGCCCATGGGCAGCTTCACGTTCACCTCCACCCACGCTGGTGCTGGTGTTGCATTCACCTGGATAGCTGCTATGGCTTGTGCTGCTCCCCCACTGGTTGGCTGGTCCAG GTACATCCCAGAGGGCATGCAGTGCTCATGTGGACCTGACTACTACACCTTAGCCGAAGGCTTCAACAATGAATCATATGTGATCTACATGTTTACCTGCCACTTCATATTGCCAGTCTGTATGATCGCCTTCACTTATGGAAGTCTTGTCCTCACAGTCAAAGCG GCTGCAGCTTCCCAGCAGGACTCAGCATCTACCCAGAAAGCTGAGAAGGAAGTGACACGTATGTGCGTCCTGATGGTTTGTGGTTTCATGATCGCCTGGACTCCCTATGCCAGCCTTGCTGCCTGGATCTTCTTCAACAAAGGAGTTGCTTTCACTGCCCAGTCCATGGCTATACCTGCATTCTTCTCCAAGAGCTCAGCTTTGTTCAACCCCATTATCTATGTGCTGATGAACAAACAG ttccgTGGCTGCATGCTGGCCGCTGTAGGGATGAAAGCAGAAGAAGATGAGACGTCAGTGTCAGCAAGCAAGACAGAAGTTTCTTCTGTGGGCCCTGCATAG
- the LOC129815282 gene encoding green-sensitive opsin-like isoform X1 gives MQNGTEGSNFYIPMSNRTGLVRSPFLYQQYYLAPPWQYYCLAFYVFFLICFGFPINGLTLYVTATNKKLRQPLNFILVNLAAAGMIMVLFGFTITITSALNGYFIFGPMGCAIEGFMATLGGEVALWSLVVLAVERYIVVCKPMGSFTFTSTHAGAGVAFTWIAAMACAAPPLVGWSRYIPEGMQCSCGPDYYTLAEGFNNESYVIYMFTCHFILPVCMIAFTYGSLVLTVKAAAASQQDSASTQKAEKEVTRMCVLMVCGFMIAWTPYASLAAWIFFNKGVAFTAQSMAIPAFFSKSSALFNPIIYVLMNKQFRGCMLAAVGMKAEEDETSVSASKTEWSVVTTCRITPFLGVSC, from the exons ATGCAGAACGGCACGGAAGGAAGCAACTTCTACATTCCCATGTCCAACCGGACTGGGCTTGTAAGGAGTCCTTTTCTATACCAACAGTACTACTTGGCGCCTCCATGGCAATACTATTGTCTTGCCTTCTATGTTTTCTTCCTGATCTGTTTTGGATTCCCCATCAACGGGCTGACCTTGTATGTCACAGCCACAAACAAGAAGCTTCGGCAACCCCTTAACTTCATCCTGGTCAACTTGGCTGCAGCTGGAATGATAATGGTCCTCTTTGGattcaccatcaccatcacatctGCTCTTAACGGTTACTTCATCTTTGGGCCAATGGGCTGTGCTATTGAGGGCTTCATGGCTACACTTGGAG GTGAGGTTGCCCTGTGGTCTCTGGTAGTGCTGGCTGTCGAGAGATACATTGTGGTCTGCAAGCCCATGGGCAGCTTCACGTTCACCTCCACCCACGCTGGTGCTGGTGTTGCATTCACCTGGATAGCTGCTATGGCTTGTGCTGCTCCCCCACTGGTTGGCTGGTCCAG GTACATCCCAGAGGGCATGCAGTGCTCATGTGGACCTGACTACTACACCTTAGCCGAAGGCTTCAACAATGAATCATATGTGATCTACATGTTTACCTGCCACTTCATATTGCCAGTCTGTATGATCGCCTTCACTTATGGAAGTCTTGTCCTCACAGTCAAAGCG GCTGCAGCTTCCCAGCAGGACTCAGCATCTACCCAGAAAGCTGAGAAGGAAGTGACACGTATGTGCGTCCTGATGGTTTGTGGTTTCATGATCGCCTGGACTCCCTATGCCAGCCTTGCTGCCTGGATCTTCTTCAACAAAGGAGTTGCTTTCACTGCCCAGTCCATGGCTATACCTGCATTCTTCTCCAAGAGCTCAGCTTTGTTCAACCCCATTATCTATGTGCTGATGAACAAACAG ttccgTGGCTGCATGCTGGCCGCTGTAGGGATGAAAGCAGAAGAAGATGAGACGTCAGTGTCAGCAAGCAAGACAGAA
- the LOC129815283 gene encoding green-sensitive opsin-2-like produces the protein MQNGTEGSNFYIPMSNRTGLVRSPFLYQQYYLAPPWQYYGLAVYMFFLICFGFPINGLTLYVTATNKKLRQPLNFILVNLAAAGMIMVLFGFTITITSAVNGYFIWGPLGCAIEGFMATLGGEVALWSLVVLAVERYIVVCKPMGSFTFTSTHAGAGVAFTWIAAMACAAPPLVGWSRYIPEGMQCSCGPDYYTLAEGFNNESYVIYMFTCHFIIPVCLIAFTYGSLVLTVKAAAASQQDSASTQKAEKEVTRMCILMVCGFMIAWTPYATLAAYIFFNKGIAFSAQSMAIPAFFSKSSALFNPIIYVLMNKQFRGCMLAAVGMKAEEDETSVSTSKTEVSSVGPA, from the exons ATGCAGAACGGCACAGAAGGAAGCAACTTCTACATTCCCATGTCCAACCGGACTGGGCTTGTAAGGAGTCCCTTTCTATACCAACAGTACTACTTGGCACCTCCATGGCAATACTATGGTCTTGCTGTCTACATGTTCTTCCTGATCTGCTTTGGATTCCCCATCAACGGTCTGACCTTGTATGTCACAGCCACAAACAAGAAGCTTCGGCAACCCCTTAACTTCATCCTGGTCAACTTGGCTGCAGCTGGAATGATAATGGTCCTCTTTGGattcaccatcaccatcacatctGCTGTCAATGGTTACTTCATCTGGGGACCATTGGGCTGTGCTATTGAGGGCTTCATGGCTACACTTGGAG GTGAGGTTGCCCTGTGGTCTCTGGTAGTGCTGGCTGTCGAGAGATACATTGTGGTCTGCAAGCCCATGGGCAGCTTCACGTTCACCTCCACCCACGCTGGTGCTGGTGTTGCATTCACCTGGATAGCTGCTATGGCTTGTGCTGCTCCCCCACTGGTTGGCTGGTCCAG GTACATCCCAGAGGGCATGCAGTGCTCATGTGGACCTGACTACTACACCTTAGCCGAAGGCTTCAACAATGAATCATATGTGATCTACATGTTTACCTGCCACTTCATCATCCCAGTCTGTTTGATTGCCTTCACTTATGGAAGTCTTGTCCTCACAGTCAAGGCG GCTGCAGCTTCCCAGCAGGACTCAGCATCTACCCAGAAAGCTGAGAAGGAAGTGACACGTATGTGCATCCTGATGGTTTGTGGTTTCATGATCGCCTGGACCCCCTATGCCACCCTCGCTGCCTACATCTTCTTCAACAAAGGAATTGCCTTCAGTGCCCAGTCCATGGCTATACCTGCCTTCTTCTCCAAGAGCTCAGCCTTGTTCAACCCCATTATCTATGTGTTGATGAACAAACAG TTCCGTGGCTGCATGCTGGCCGCTGTAGGGATGAAAGCAGAAGAAGATGAAACTTCTGTGTCAACAAGCAAGACAGAAGTGTCTTCTGTGGGCCCTGCATAG
- the LOC129815284 gene encoding green-sensitive opsin-4-like, with the protein MVWDGVFKMNGTEGNNFYIPISNRTGLVRSPFLYPQYYLADPWQFYLLAVYMFFLICFGFPINGLTLYVTATNKKLQQPLNFILVNLALAGLIMVLFGFTITITSAVNGYFIWGPLGCAIEGFMATLGGQVALWSLVVLAIERYIVVCKPMGSFKFSVAHAGAGVGFTWVMAATCAVPPLVGWSRYIPEGMQCSCGPDYYTLSPGYNNDSYVIYMFVCHFMVPVFIIAFTYGSLVLTVKAAAASQQDSASTQKAEKEVTRMCLLMVMGFLIAWTPYASVAAWIFFNKGAAFTAQFMAVPAFFSKSSAIFNPVIYVLMNKQFRNCMLAAVGIAAPEDETSVSTSKTEVSSVGPA; encoded by the exons atggtctgggacggtgtgt TCAAAATGAACGGCACTGAGGGCAACAACTTCTACATCCCCATATCCAACAGGACTGGGCTTGTAAGGAGTCCTTTTCTATACCCTCAGTATTACTTGGCGGATCCATGGCAATTCTATCTGCTTGCTGTCTACATGTTCTTCCTGATCTGCTTTGGATTCCCAATCAATGGTCTGACCTTGTATGTCACAGCCACAAACAAGAAGCTCCAGCAACCTCTGAACTTCATTCTGGTCAACTTGGCTCTGGCTGGATTGATCATGGTCCTCTTTGGattcaccatcaccatcacatctGCTGTCAATGGCTACTTCATCTGGGGACCATTGGGCTGTGCCATTGAGGGATTCATGGCTACACTTGGAG GTCAGGTGGCTCTGTGGTCTCTGGTGGTGCTGGCAATTGAGAGATACATTGTGGTCTGCAAGCCCATGGGCAGCTTCAAGTTCAGTGTCGCCCATGCTGGTGCTGGTGTTGGATTCACCTGGGTGATGGCTGCCACTTGCGCTGTTCCCCCACTGGTAGGCTGGTCCAG ATACATCCCTGAGGGCATGCAGTGTTCATGTGGACCTGACTACTATACTCTGAGTCCAGGCTACAACAATGACTCATATGTCATATACATGTTTGTCTGCCACTTCATGGTTCCAGTCTTCATCATTGCCTTCACTTATGGAAGCCTTGTCCTCACAGTCAAGGCG GCGGCAGCTTCCCAGCAGGACTCAGCATCCACCCAGAAAGCTGAGAAGGAAGTGACACGTATGTGCCTCCTGATGGTTATGGGTTTTCTGATTGCCTGGACCCCCTATGCCTCTGTTGCTGCTTGGATCTTCTTTAACAAAGGAGCTGCGTTCACTGCCCAGTTCATGGCTGTCCCAGCCTTCTTCTCAAAGAGCTCAGCCATCTTCAACCCAGTCATCTATGTGCTGATGAACAAACAG TTCCGTAACTGCATGCTGGCTGCTGTAGGCATAGCAGCTCCTGAGGATGAGACTTCTGTGTCAACAAGCAAGACAGAAGTGTCTTCTGTGGGCCCTGCATAG